A part of Loxodonta africana isolate mLoxAfr1 chromosome 11, mLoxAfr1.hap2, whole genome shotgun sequence genomic DNA contains:
- the LENG1 gene encoding leukocyte receptor cluster member 1, whose amino-acid sequence MNILPKKSWHVRNKDNVARVRRDEAQAREEEKERERRALLAQQEARTEFLRKKARRQNLQPELEAVEVGAPSPGPVDLFRELLEEGKGVTRSNKEYEEEKRQEKERQEKALGILTYLGQSAAEAQTQPPWYQLPPGRGPPQPGPGPDEKIKSCLDPLREMQKHLGKKRRHSGDKGRPSRKEKPLEKQRPKEPPSLDQLRAERLQREAAERTRAEALLARIRGGAPQEDPPEETDERRRRYNSQFHPQLARRPRQQDA is encoded by the exons ATGAATATCTTGCCCAAGAAAAGCTGGCATGTCAGAAACAAGGATAATGTGGCGCGCGTGCGGCGCGACGAGGCCCAGGCccgggaggaggagaaggagcggGAGCGGAGGGCGCTGCTCGCTCAGCAAGAG GCCCGCACAGAATTCCTACGCAAGAAGGCCAGGCGCCAGAACTTGCAACCTGAGCTTGAAGCAGTAGAGGTGGGAGCCCCAAGTCCTGGCCCTGTGGACCTGTTTCGAGAGCTGCTAGAAGAAGGGAAAGGGGTGACCAGAAGCAATAAAGAGTATGAGGAGGAAAAACGACAGGAGAAG GAGAGGCAGGAGAAAGCACTGGGCATCCTGACATACCTGGGCCAGAGTGCTGCGGAAGCCCAGACGCAGCCTCCGTGGTACCAGCTCCCCCCGGGCCGAGGCCCCCCCCAACCAGGCCCAGGTCCCGACGAGAAGATCAAGAGCTGCCTGGATCCTCTGCGGGAGATGCAGAAGCACTTGGGGAAGAAGAGGCGGCACAGCGGTGACAAGGGCAGGCCCAGCAGAAAGGAAAAGCCTTTGGAGAAACAGCGCCCCAAGGA GCCCCCATCCCTGGACCAGCTTCGAGCAGAACGTCTTCAGCGAGAAGCAGCTGAGAGGACCCGGGCAGAGGCCCTGTTGGCCCGGATCCGAGGTGGGGCGCCCCAAGAGGACCCACCAGAGGAAACAGACGAGCGGCGGCGGCGCTACAACTCCCAGTTTCACCCCCAGCTGGCCCGGCGCCCCCGCCAGCAGGATGCCTAG